One stretch of Cohnella algarum DNA includes these proteins:
- a CDS encoding YfiT family bacillithiol transferase gives MENEENLRYPVGAFEKPSALDMEEIRRWIGELPAAPENLRLAVRDLSDEQLDTPYRPGGWTARQVVHHMADALMQQYTRFKLGLTENEPTIAAFEEDEWAKLPDSARFPVDSSLLVFEGVAVRLEALLRTLDASVYERKFIHPANGPTKLYELFAYAAWHIRHHTAHITSLRQRNGW, from the coding sequence ATGGAAAACGAAGAGAATCTGCGTTATCCGGTCGGAGCTTTCGAGAAGCCTTCCGCTTTGGACATGGAGGAAATACGCCGCTGGATCGGGGAACTTCCGGCCGCCCCGGAAAACCTGCGGCTCGCGGTCCGGGATTTAAGCGACGAACAGCTCGATACCCCGTACCGCCCGGGCGGCTGGACGGCCCGGCAGGTCGTTCATCATATGGCGGACGCGCTCATGCAGCAATATACGCGCTTTAAGCTCGGATTGACGGAGAACGAACCGACGATCGCGGCGTTCGAGGAGGACGAATGGGCGAAGCTGCCCGATTCGGCGCGTTTTCCCGTCGACTCCTCCCTGCTCGTCTTCGAAGGGGTGGCCGTGCGCCTGGAGGCGCTGCTGCGAACGCTAGACGCCTCCGTTTACGAACGCAAATTCATCCACCCGGCGAACGGACCTACGAAGCTGTATGAATTGTTTGCTTATGCGGCCTGGCACATTCGGCATCATACGGCGCATATCACGTCTTTGAGACAGCGAAACGGCTGGTAA
- the pepF gene encoding oligoendopeptidase F yields MSQLPKRNETNAEFHWRLEDLFASQEAWDAEYAKVKKQIGDIAAYQGKLNDAATVASVFALEDELSLGVERLYVYASMRHHEDMAEGRYQALSEKAKKLSVEANESLSFITPEILALSEEKLKQMIDSPALNSTYKRELREMLRQKPHILSKSEEALLAQVGNISQAPSTIFGMMNNADLKFPKVKNEQGEEVDLTHGRYIQFLESRNRDVRREAFKAMYDTYGKWRNTLAATLNANVTKNLFYAKTRKYPSALEMSLFGDNIPQSVYDNLIATIHRHLPLMHRYMELRKKLLKVDELHMYDLFAPLVEEFDMDISYKQAKKTVYESLAPLGENYRKVLQEGFDGGWIDVYENEGKRSGAYSWGAFGTHPYVLLNHKDNLNSMFTLAHEMGHAMHSYYSDESNDYRSAQYTIFLAEVASTLNEALLMNHLLEKTTDPKEKMYLLTYYADQFRTTVFRQTMFAEFEKIVHAKAESGEALTPQELCDIYYELNKTYYGDGVVVDKDIEMEWARIPHFYTSFYVYKYATGFSAATSFAKQILDEGEPAVERYLGFLRSGGSDYSIEILKKAGVDMSTEEPIAQAMSVFENLLDQMEQLTK; encoded by the coding sequence ATGAGCCAATTGCCGAAACGCAACGAAACGAACGCCGAATTTCACTGGCGTCTGGAAGACCTGTTCGCAAGCCAGGAGGCTTGGGATGCCGAATACGCCAAAGTGAAGAAACAGATCGGGGACATCGCCGCTTACCAAGGCAAGCTGAACGACGCCGCGACGGTCGCGTCCGTTTTCGCCCTGGAGGATGAGCTGTCGCTGGGCGTCGAGCGCCTTTACGTCTACGCCAGCATGCGGCATCACGAGGATATGGCCGAAGGCCGCTACCAGGCGCTCTCGGAAAAAGCGAAAAAATTGAGCGTCGAAGCGAACGAGTCGCTTTCGTTCATCACGCCCGAAATTTTGGCCTTGTCCGAGGAAAAGCTGAAGCAAATGATCGATTCGCCCGCACTCAATTCTACATATAAACGCGAGCTCCGGGAGATGCTGCGGCAAAAGCCCCACATCCTGTCCAAAAGCGAAGAAGCGCTGCTCGCGCAGGTCGGCAACATTTCCCAGGCGCCCAGCACCATTTTCGGAATGATGAACAATGCCGACCTGAAATTCCCGAAGGTGAAAAACGAGCAAGGCGAGGAAGTCGATCTGACCCACGGCCGCTATATTCAGTTTTTGGAAAGCCGCAACCGCGACGTGCGCCGCGAAGCGTTCAAGGCGATGTACGACACGTACGGCAAATGGCGGAATACGCTCGCTGCGACGCTGAACGCGAACGTGACGAAAAATCTTTTCTACGCCAAAACTCGCAAGTACCCGAGCGCGCTGGAAATGTCTTTGTTCGGCGACAATATCCCGCAAAGCGTATACGACAACCTGATCGCCACCATCCATCGGCATTTGCCGCTCATGCATCGCTACATGGAACTTCGCAAAAAGCTGCTGAAGGTCGACGAGCTGCATATGTACGATCTGTTCGCCCCGCTCGTGGAAGAATTCGATATGGACATCTCCTACAAGCAAGCGAAGAAAACCGTGTACGAAAGCCTCGCCCCGCTTGGCGAAAACTACCGCAAAGTGCTGCAGGAAGGCTTCGACGGCGGCTGGATCGACGTTTACGAAAACGAAGGAAAACGCAGCGGCGCCTACAGCTGGGGGGCGTTCGGCACGCACCCGTACGTGCTGCTCAACCATAAGGACAACCTGAACAGCATGTTTACGCTCGCCCACGAGATGGGCCATGCGATGCATTCCTATTATTCGGACGAAAGCAACGACTACCGGAGCGCGCAGTATACGATTTTCCTCGCGGAAGTCGCCTCCACGCTGAACGAGGCGCTGCTTATGAACCATCTGCTGGAGAAAACGACTGACCCGAAGGAAAAAATGTACTTGCTCACCTACTACGCCGACCAGTTCCGGACGACCGTCTTCCGGCAGACGATGTTCGCGGAATTCGAAAAAATCGTCCACGCGAAGGCGGAAAGCGGCGAAGCGCTCACTCCGCAGGAGCTGTGCGACATCTACTATGAATTGAACAAAACGTATTACGGGGACGGCGTCGTCGTCGACAAGGACATCGAAATGGAATGGGCTCGCATCCCGCATTTCTACACCAGCTTTTACGTGTATAAATACGCGACCGGGTTTTCGGCGGCGACCAGCTTCGCCAAACAGATCCTGGACGAAGGAGAGCCCGCGGTCGAGCGTTATCTCGGCTTCCTCCGGAGCGGCGGAAGCGACTACTCGATCGAAATCCTCAAAAAAGCCGGCGTCGACATGTCGACCGAAGAGCCTATCGCCCAAGCGATGAGCGTATTCGAAAATCTGCTCGATCAAATGGAACAGCTGACGAAATAA
- a CDS encoding cold shock domain-containing protein, with translation MRGTVKWFNAEKGYGFISVEDGNDVFVHFSAIQGEGFKTLEEGQAVEFEITQGNRGPQASNVVKL, from the coding sequence TTGAGAGGAACAGTTAAGTGGTTTAACGCAGAGAAAGGTTACGGCTTCATCTCGGTTGAAGACGGCAACGACGTATTCGTGCACTTCTCTGCTATCCAAGGCGAAGGCTTCAAAACCTTGGAAGAAGGTCAAGCGGTTGAATTCGAAATTACGCAAGGCAACCGTGGACCGCAAGCATCCAACGTGGTGAAACTGTAA
- the mnmA gene encoding tRNA 2-thiouridine(34) synthase MnmA: MIDLQSADPASVRVVVGMSGGVDSSVTALLLKRQGYDVIGVFMKNWDDTDENGVCTAELDAEDVRRVCDQIGIPYYTVNFEAEYQDKVFSYFLDEYRRGRTPNPDVMCNREIKFGEFLQKALDLGADVIATGHYARVERADGEYRLLRGVDSNKDQTYFLHALNQSQLSRAMFPIGHLPKPEVRKIAEEAGLYTAKKKDSTGVCFIGERNFKEFLSQYLPAQPGDMVDLATGAVKGRHDGLMYYTLGQRQGLGIGGSGSGEPWFVADKDLERNILYVVQGDAHPSLYSTALTAENVNWISPEPPAAEVKCTAKFRYRQADQGVTVKPLEGGLWRVEFDVPQKAVTPGQAVVLYDGDVCLGGGTICQVHKAVAAGRPV; encoded by the coding sequence ATGATCGATCTGCAATCCGCCGATCCCGCATCCGTGCGCGTCGTCGTCGGGATGTCCGGGGGAGTCGATTCTTCCGTCACCGCGCTTTTGCTTAAACGGCAAGGCTACGACGTCATCGGCGTTTTTATGAAAAATTGGGACGATACCGACGAAAACGGCGTGTGCACCGCTGAACTGGACGCCGAAGACGTTCGCCGCGTCTGCGATCAGATCGGAATCCCCTATTATACGGTCAATTTCGAAGCCGAGTACCAGGACAAGGTGTTCTCCTACTTTCTGGACGAATACCGCCGCGGCCGGACGCCGAATCCCGACGTCATGTGCAACCGCGAAATCAAGTTCGGCGAATTTCTGCAAAAGGCTCTCGACCTCGGCGCCGACGTCATCGCCACGGGCCATTACGCGCGCGTCGAGCGAGCGGACGGCGAATACCGGCTGCTGCGGGGCGTGGATAGCAACAAGGATCAGACCTACTTTCTGCATGCGCTGAACCAGTCCCAGCTGTCCCGGGCGATGTTTCCGATCGGGCACCTGCCCAAGCCGGAAGTGCGCAAAATCGCCGAAGAAGCCGGGCTGTATACCGCCAAGAAAAAAGACAGCACCGGCGTTTGCTTTATCGGGGAGCGCAACTTCAAGGAATTTTTGAGCCAGTACCTTCCCGCGCAGCCCGGCGACATGGTCGATCTGGCGACCGGAGCGGTCAAAGGCCGCCACGACGGGCTGATGTACTATACGCTCGGCCAACGGCAAGGGCTCGGCATCGGGGGCTCCGGCAGCGGCGAACCCTGGTTCGTCGCGGACAAAGACCTGGAACGCAACATTTTGTACGTCGTCCAGGGGGACGCCCATCCGAGCCTGTACTCGACCGCGCTGACCGCGGAAAACGTCAACTGGATTTCCCCGGAGCCGCCGGCCGCGGAAGTGAAGTGCACGGCCAAATTCCGTTACCGCCAGGCGGACCAAGGCGTCACCGTCAAACCGCTTGAAGGCGGGCTGTGGCGCGTCGAATTCGACGTCCCGCAAAAGGCCGTAACGCCCGGCCAAGCGGTCGTACTGTACGACGGCGACGTCTGTCTCGGCGGCGGCACGATTTGCCAGGTCCACAAGGCCGTTGCGGCGGGCCGGCCCGTCTGA
- the cymR gene encoding cysteine metabolism transcriptional regulator CymR, which translates to MKISTKGRYGLTIMMELAAKFGEGPISLKSIAEKNGLSEHYLEQLIAPLRNAGLVKSIRGAYGGYVLSKEPEQLTAGDVIRILEGPISPVDFTEEDDPAKRDLWLRIRDSIAEVLDSTTLSDLINFKGEAQDSYMFYI; encoded by the coding sequence TTGAAAATTTCGACTAAAGGCCGTTACGGTTTGACGATTATGATGGAGCTCGCGGCAAAATTCGGCGAAGGACCGATTTCGCTCAAAAGCATCGCCGAGAAAAACGGGCTCTCCGAACACTATCTGGAGCAATTGATCGCTCCGCTGCGCAACGCGGGACTCGTGAAAAGCATCCGCGGCGCTTACGGCGGCTACGTCCTGTCCAAGGAACCGGAACAGCTGACGGCGGGCGACGTCATCCGCATTCTGGAAGGGCCGATCAGTCCGGTCGACTTTACGGAAGAGGACGATCCGGCGAAGCGCGATCTTTGGCTGCGGATCCGCGACAGCATCGCGGAAGTGCTCGATTCCACGACGCTGTCCGACCTGATCAACTTTAAAGGCGAAGCCCAGGACAGCTATATGTTCTACATTTAA
- a CDS encoding cysteine desulfurase family protein yields the protein MTTIYFDHAATSPMLPEAIRAYADAAAAGPANPSSLHRFGREARSRVTAARDELARILGCRPEEIAFTGGGTESDNAALYGAARSQRGRDAARRGIVTTAIEHHAVLNACRRLEEEGFELTLLPVDDLGRVSVEDAEAAIGPHTAVVSIMAANNETGTKQPIEEIGRIARRHGAVMHTDAVQAFGYEAFDLSNLPVDLLTVTAHKIGGPQGVGALYIRNGTPFQPTQVGGSQERSRRAGTENVAGIAAFAAAAKIAHESREERRSLAETIRRKLIESLERELGADRFVVNGDPDPAGRLPSIANIGFSGIANETMLMNLDLAGVAASGGSACTSGSLQPSHVLLAMGLSDHFCKSAVRFSFGMGNTIEEAEKTAKIIATIAARLRKR from the coding sequence ATGACGACGATTTATTTTGACCACGCGGCGACCTCCCCGATGCTCCCCGAGGCGATTCGGGCGTACGCGGACGCGGCGGCGGCCGGACCCGCCAACCCGTCCAGCCTTCACCGCTTCGGAAGGGAAGCGCGGTCCCGCGTGACCGCAGCAAGGGACGAGCTGGCCCGCATTTTGGGCTGCCGGCCCGAGGAAATCGCGTTTACGGGCGGAGGCACGGAAAGCGACAACGCCGCTTTGTACGGGGCCGCTCGGTCCCAGCGCGGGCGCGACGCCGCGCGCCGGGGAATCGTGACGACGGCAATCGAGCATCATGCCGTGCTGAACGCTTGCCGCAGGCTGGAAGAGGAAGGGTTCGAGCTTACGCTGCTGCCCGTCGACGACCTCGGCCGGGTTTCGGTCGAAGACGCGGAAGCGGCCATCGGGCCGCATACGGCCGTCGTCAGCATCATGGCGGCCAACAACGAGACCGGCACGAAGCAGCCGATCGAGGAAATCGGCCGCATCGCCCGCCGCCACGGCGCCGTTATGCATACGGACGCCGTTCAGGCATTCGGCTACGAAGCGTTCGATCTGTCGAACCTTCCGGTCGATCTGCTGACGGTAACCGCGCACAAAATCGGCGGCCCGCAAGGCGTGGGCGCCTTATATATTCGCAACGGCACGCCGTTTCAGCCGACGCAGGTGGGCGGTTCCCAGGAGCGTTCCCGCCGGGCCGGCACGGAGAACGTCGCGGGCATCGCGGCGTTCGCCGCGGCTGCGAAGATCGCGCACGAAAGCCGCGAGGAGCGGCGCTCCCTCGCGGAAACGATTCGCCGCAAGCTGATCGAGTCGCTAGAGCGCGAGCTCGGCGCCGACCGTTTCGTCGTGAACGGAGATCCCGATCCGGCGGGAAGATTGCCGAGCATCGCGAACATCGGCTTTTCCGGCATCGCGAACGAAACGATGCTGATGAATCTCGATTTGGCGGGAGTCGCCGCTTCCGGAGGCTCGGCCTGCACGTCGGGCTCTTTGCAGCCATCGCATGTGCTGCTCGCGATGGGACTTTCGGATCATTTTTGCAAATCCGCCGTCCGTTTTAGCTTCGGAATGGGCAATACTATAGAAGAAGCGGAAAAAACCGCAAAAATAATTGCAACCATTGCGGCGCGTTTGCGTAAAAGATAA
- a CDS encoding PRC-barrel domain-containing protein has product MQHLIGLPVVLTNGKRVGRVQDIGFDEFWKLSFIVLDTRIWFRKAVYTVDWKDVAVCGDDALVISDRSALRPIPRNQLLRSFQTGTVRLKELPVCTVDGQELGRVADVYFRSPEGTQIIGYELTDGFLADVFEGRRRLLLPDGPEGVTLGENAILVPASCERVLREPYAESDR; this is encoded by the coding sequence GTGCAGCATCTTATCGGGTTGCCGGTTGTTCTGACGAACGGCAAGCGGGTCGGAAGAGTCCAGGATATCGGATTCGACGAGTTTTGGAAGCTCTCTTTCATCGTTTTGGATACGCGCATCTGGTTTCGCAAAGCCGTGTACACGGTGGATTGGAAGGACGTCGCCGTTTGCGGCGACGACGCGCTCGTGATTTCCGATCGCAGCGCGCTGCGCCCCATTCCGCGGAATCAGCTGCTACGTTCGTTTCAAACGGGCACGGTCAGGTTGAAGGAGCTTCCGGTTTGCACCGTAGATGGACAAGAACTAGGCCGGGTGGCGGACGTTTACTTTCGCTCTCCGGAGGGTACACAAATAATAGGCTATGAATTAACGGACGGTTTTCTCGCGGATGTGTTCGAGGGACGGCGTCGGCTGCTGCTGCCGGATGGGCCCGAGGGCGTAACCTTGGGCGAGAATGCCATCCTCGTGCCCGCCTCCTGCGAGCGGGTGCTGAGAGAACCTTACGCGGAAAGTGACAGGTGA
- a CDS encoding AI-2E family transporter produces MNRFAQSRLFTVLIFVILILIALFLVSLVRPMLLSVYGFLKAVLAPFLIAMIIAYVLNPVVGLLHERKVPRTAAVLLIYAVFIGSSAVIFVNVTPMFIGQVQELNEHVPEMTMRAQNLLNHFNNNDILPESVRNGINRAIAGLEKQISERVTEFLNNIGAVLNVFFLAMIVPFLAFYILKDMDVLERAVLKYVPRAKRKPMVRMLKDIDQALGSYIRGQLLVSVCIGLTAYIGYLLIGMPYPLLLAAFVALFDIIPYLGPFLGALPALVMASTISWKMVLLVIVVNSLCQTLESNVISPQVVGRSMHIHPLTIILVLLVGGELAGVAGMILAVPFYAAAKVVAQHLFGYYIRRKTV; encoded by the coding sequence ATGAACCGGTTTGCGCAAAGCCGCCTTTTTACGGTGCTGATCTTCGTTATTCTCATATTGATCGCCTTGTTTCTCGTCAGTCTCGTCCGCCCGATGCTGCTGTCGGTATACGGCTTTCTTAAAGCCGTGCTCGCTCCGTTCCTGATCGCCATGATTATCGCGTACGTGCTGAACCCGGTCGTCGGGCTGCTGCATGAGCGAAAGGTTCCGAGAACGGCCGCCGTATTGCTGATATATGCGGTTTTTATCGGTTCCAGCGCGGTCATCTTCGTCAACGTGACGCCGATGTTCATCGGGCAAGTGCAGGAGCTGAACGAGCACGTGCCGGAAATGACGATGCGCGCCCAAAATCTGCTGAACCATTTCAACAACAACGACATCCTGCCGGAAAGCGTCCGCAACGGCATCAATCGGGCGATCGCGGGGTTGGAGAAGCAGATATCCGAGCGGGTGACGGAGTTTTTGAACAACATCGGCGCGGTGCTGAACGTGTTTTTTCTGGCGATGATCGTCCCGTTTCTCGCGTTTTACATATTGAAGGACATGGACGTGCTGGAGCGGGCCGTCCTGAAATACGTGCCCCGGGCGAAGCGCAAGCCGATGGTGCGCATGCTCAAAGATATCGACCAGGCGCTCGGAAGCTATATTCGCGGACAGCTGCTCGTATCGGTTTGCATCGGCTTGACAGCCTACATCGGATATTTGCTGATCGGCATGCCGTACCCGCTGCTTCTGGCGGCGTTCGTCGCGCTGTTCGATATTATCCCGTATCTCGGGCCGTTTCTGGGGGCGCTGCCCGCTCTCGTCATGGCTTCGACGATTTCGTGGAAAATGGTGCTGCTCGTCATCGTCGTCAATTCGCTCTGCCAAACGCTCGAAAGCAACGTCATCAGCCCGCAGGTCGTCGGCCGGTCGATGCATATTCATCCGCTGACGATTATTTTGGTGCTGCTGGTCGGAGGGGAGCTCGCCGGCGTTGCGGGCATGATATTGGCCGTTCCGTTCTACGCCGCCGCCAAAGTGGTGGCCCAGCATCTGTTCGGTTACTACATTCGCAGAAAAACCGTTTGA
- a CDS encoding AAA family ATPase: protein MLSSFSAKKFRNLNIEHLKLNKLNVFVGPNNSGKSNLIDAISFISEIVKFEKDQAYPTAFWSELNKRAWGSLLDRQSEKPATIELNWILQDGQNRPLQYDFCFRIPESGTEASDYRITKERLADVEPRKGHDQPYEYFSCHSHQQGKGYFSARSRTEGKQSAAKRPGIAVSPFDSVMNQLEQLLNHEKFRTEYYPNFKKSLERVKQFFEDFRAYSSTKFDLLQIRGGELQPSFLTHLKQDGSNLASLLELLEKKYPGFLSEYAGYLRELIPDLQNIMVDVSGGLYRKTIRLQISNHLFALNEVSDGTIKAMLLAVLLWTPQKFTLLSLDEPELNIHPAWLKVISNWITRSGSSEQVMISTHSPDFLDGLTPLFRSGELNVYRFSLNKPMPMIEQIELSEFEPYFQEGWELGDIYRTGKLGGWPWL, encoded by the coding sequence GTGCTTTCGTCATTCTCTGCGAAAAAATTCAGGAATCTGAATATCGAGCACTTAAAGCTCAACAAATTGAATGTGTTCGTAGGACCGAACAATTCCGGAAAAAGCAATTTGATCGATGCGATAAGTTTTATCTCTGAGATTGTGAAATTCGAGAAGGATCAAGCTTATCCTACGGCTTTCTGGAGCGAATTAAATAAACGCGCATGGGGAAGCTTGCTGGACAGGCAATCCGAAAAGCCCGCTACGATCGAACTGAACTGGATTTTACAGGATGGACAAAATCGTCCGCTGCAATACGATTTTTGCTTTCGGATACCCGAATCGGGTACGGAAGCGTCCGATTACAGGATCACGAAGGAACGGCTTGCGGACGTCGAACCGAGGAAAGGTCATGACCAACCGTACGAGTATTTTTCCTGTCACAGTCATCAGCAAGGGAAGGGCTATTTTTCGGCTCGCTCGCGAACGGAAGGAAAGCAATCGGCGGCCAAGCGGCCGGGGATTGCCGTTTCCCCGTTTGATTCTGTTATGAATCAACTGGAGCAGTTGCTTAATCATGAAAAGTTTCGCACGGAATATTATCCGAACTTTAAAAAGTCACTTGAGCGGGTAAAGCAGTTTTTCGAAGATTTCCGCGCGTATTCGAGCACGAAATTCGACTTGCTGCAAATCCGAGGAGGGGAGCTTCAGCCTTCTTTTTTAACGCATTTGAAACAGGATGGTTCGAATTTAGCGTCTCTTCTGGAATTGCTTGAAAAAAAATATCCCGGCTTCCTGTCGGAATATGCCGGTTATTTGCGGGAGCTCATTCCAGACTTGCAAAACATCATGGTCGATGTAAGCGGAGGGCTTTATCGCAAAACGATCCGCTTGCAGATATCTAACCATTTATTTGCGTTAAACGAAGTGTCGGATGGAACCATTAAGGCAATGCTTCTCGCCGTGTTGCTCTGGACTCCGCAAAAGTTTACTTTGCTTAGCCTTGACGAGCCCGAGCTTAATATCCATCCGGCTTGGCTTAAAGTGATATCGAACTGGATTACACGTTCTGGTTCTTCCGAACAAGTGATGATCAGCACCCATTCCCCCGATTTTTTGGATGGGCTGACTCCGTTATTTCGTTCCGGTGAACTGAACGTTTACCGTTTCAGCTTAAACAAGCCAATGCCAATGATCGAGCAAATCGAGCTCTCCGAATTTGAACCCTATTTTCAGGAGGGCTGGGAACTCGGCGACATATATCGAACCGGAAAACTGGGCGGATGGCCATGGCTCTGA
- the alaS gene encoding alanine--tRNA ligase produces MKAAEIRDKWLKFFASKGHHVEPSASLVPHNDPSLLWINAGMAPLKAYFDGRVKPENPRIANSQKCIRTNDIENVGKTRRHHTFFEMLGNFSIGDYFKEEAIAWAWEFLTGPEWIGFAPERLSVTIHPEDEEAFRYWNEKIGIPAERIVKLEDNFWDIGEGPCGPCTEIFYDRGDKYGDLSDPECYPGGENERFLEVWNLVFSQFNHNKDGSYTPLPNKNIDTGAGLERFASIVQDVDSNFDTDLFQPIIGHASRISGVAYRAGAETDVALKVIADHIRTVAFAVGDGVLPSNEGRGYIIRRLLRRAVRYGKVLGVDRPFLWELTPTVGDVMGSYYPEVVEKCEFIEKVIRTEEERFHETLSDGLAILADICGKAKSEGVSVISGSDAFKLYDTYGFPFDLTEDYAAEQGMTVDRGGFDAAMEEQRERARSARQETESMKVQGGPLSDFTEKSEFVGYDQLTEQARVIAIVADDRLVDSVRAGEQAVVLLDRTPFYAESGGQVSDKGTLVGEGGVVANVTGLYKAPHGQHAHLVTVASGTLKAGDAVTANVDAKDRGDIVRNHTATHLLHKALKEVLGVHVNQAGSLVEPDRLRFDFSHFGAVTPEELADVERRVNEQIWLGTELDIGYKPIAEAKAMGAMALFGEKYGDIVRVVRVGDYSLELCGGCHVRNTAQIGLFKLVSESGIGSGVRRIEALTGRHAYQYMDEQLGLLRGAATLLKTGVADVPKRIETLQGEIRQLQRDYESLQGKLGRLAAADLAAQAVDVGGAKLVAAQVNAEGGMDAIRGIADELKAKLGSAVVVLGAADGDKVQLVVAATADLTAKGVHAGKLIKELAAICGGGGGGKPELAQAGGKDPSKLGEALAAAERLLQAQVAGK; encoded by the coding sequence ATGAAAGCTGCGGAAATCCGCGACAAATGGCTGAAATTTTTCGCATCCAAGGGGCATCACGTGGAGCCGAGCGCCTCGCTCGTGCCGCACAACGATCCGTCCCTGCTGTGGATCAACGCGGGGATGGCGCCGCTGAAAGCCTATTTCGACGGGAGGGTGAAGCCGGAAAATCCGCGCATCGCCAACTCGCAAAAGTGCATCCGCACGAACGACATCGAGAACGTCGGCAAGACGCGCCGGCACCATACGTTTTTCGAAATGCTCGGCAATTTCTCGATCGGCGATTATTTTAAAGAAGAAGCGATCGCGTGGGCGTGGGAGTTTCTGACCGGGCCGGAATGGATCGGTTTCGCTCCGGAGCGCCTGTCGGTGACGATCCACCCGGAGGACGAAGAAGCGTTCCGCTACTGGAACGAGAAAATCGGCATCCCGGCGGAGCGCATCGTCAAGCTGGAGGACAACTTCTGGGACATTGGCGAAGGCCCTTGCGGGCCTTGCACCGAAATTTTTTACGACCGCGGCGACAAATACGGCGACCTGTCGGATCCCGAATGCTACCCCGGGGGCGAGAACGAGCGTTTCCTCGAAGTTTGGAACCTCGTGTTCTCGCAATTCAATCATAACAAGGACGGCAGCTATACGCCGCTTCCGAACAAAAACATCGATACCGGCGCAGGCCTGGAACGCTTCGCCTCGATCGTCCAGGACGTCGACTCGAACTTCGATACCGACCTGTTCCAGCCGATCATCGGGCATGCGTCGCGCATCTCCGGCGTCGCCTACCGGGCGGGCGCGGAGACGGACGTGGCGCTCAAAGTCATCGCCGACCATATCCGCACGGTGGCGTTCGCCGTCGGCGACGGCGTTCTGCCGTCCAACGAAGGCCGCGGCTACATCATCCGCCGTTTGCTGCGCCGCGCCGTTCGCTACGGCAAGGTGCTCGGCGTGGACCGTCCGTTCCTGTGGGAGCTGACGCCAACGGTGGGAGACGTCATGGGCTCCTACTATCCGGAAGTGGTGGAAAAGTGCGAATTCATCGAAAAGGTGATCCGCACCGAGGAAGAGCGGTTCCACGAGACGCTGAGCGACGGCCTGGCCATTCTCGCCGACATTTGCGGCAAGGCGAAAAGCGAGGGCGTGTCGGTCATCTCCGGCTCCGACGCGTTCAAGCTTTACGACACGTACGGCTTCCCGTTCGACCTGACGGAGGACTATGCCGCCGAACAGGGAATGACGGTCGATCGCGGCGGCTTCGACGCGGCGATGGAAGAGCAGCGCGAACGCGCCCGTTCGGCCCGCCAGGAGACGGAAAGCATGAAGGTGCAGGGCGGACCGCTGTCGGACTTCACGGAAAAAAGCGAATTCGTCGGATACGACCAGCTGACGGAGCAAGCGCGCGTCATCGCGATCGTGGCGGACGACCGTCTCGTCGATTCCGTCCGCGCGGGCGAGCAGGCGGTCGTGCTGCTTGACCGCACCCCGTTCTACGCGGAAAGCGGCGGCCAGGTGAGCGACAAGGGCACGCTCGTCGGCGAAGGCGGCGTCGTCGCGAACGTGACGGGCCTGTACAAGGCGCCGCACGGACAGCATGCTCACCTCGTGACGGTCGCTTCGGGAACGCTGAAAGCGGGCGACGCGGTAACGGCCAACGTCGACGCGAAGGACCGCGGCGACATCGTGCGCAACCATACGGCGACGCACCTGTTGCACAAAGCGCTCAAGGAAGTGCTCGGCGTCCACGTCAACCAGGCGGGCTCGCTCGTCGAGCCGGATCGGCTGCGCTTCGATTTCTCGCATTTCGGGGCGGTGACGCCCGAAGAACTGGCGGATGTCGAACGCCGCGTCAACGAGCAAATCTGGCTGGGCACCGAGCTGGATATCGGCTACAAGCCGATCGCCGAAGCGAAGGCGATGGGCGCGATGGCGCTGTTCGGCGAGAAATACGGCGACATCGTCCGCGTCGTCCGCGTTGGCGACTACAGCCTCGAGCTGTGCGGCGGCTGCCACGTGCGGAACACGGCGCAGATCGGCCTGTTCAAGCTGGTCAGCGAGAGCGGCATCGGTTCCGGCGTGCGCCGGATCGAGGCGCTGACCGGGCGCCATGCGTACCAATATATGGACGAACAATTGGGACTTCTGCGAGGCGCGGCTACGCTGTTGAAAACGGGCGTCGCCGACGTACCGAAGCGGATCGAGACGCTGCAGGGCGAGATCCGCCAGCTGCAGCGGGACTACGAGTCGCTGCAGGGCAAGCTGGGCCGGCTTGCGGCCGCCGATCTGGCGGCGCAAGCGGTCGACGTCGGCGGCGCGAAGCTCGTCGCCGCGCAGGTGAACGCGGAAGGCGGCATGGACGCCATCCGCGGCATCGCGGACGAGCTCAAGGCGAAGCTCGGCTCGGCCGTGGTGGTTCTTGGCGCCGCGGACGGCGACAAGGTTCAGCTTGTCGTCGCGGCAACGGCGGATTTGACCGCGAAAGGCGTGCACGCGGGCAAGCTGATCAAGGAGCTCGCGGCGATTTGCGGCGGGGGCGGCGGCGGCAAGCCGGAGCTTGCCCAAGCGGGCGGCAAGGACCCGTCGAAGCTCGGCGAGGCTCTCGCGGCGGCGGAGCGGCTTTTGCAGGCGCAGGTTGCAGGAAAATAA